CGCTACCTTCATAATCGACCTGCTTTCTATAAGACAAGAGAATGTGAACACTTATCCACGAGAGAGGGAGCGATGTTCTACATATGCTTATAACAGTAATGTACTATGACTGGGGCATAAAGGAAAGAAAAAAATTCATCCAGAACAGCCAACTCAACACATTGCACTTCATAAGGAAAAAGACATGATTTTTTAGGAGTATGCTGACAGGAATGGATGACCTTTTACATTTTTTCTCAGAAGTCAGCCGCAATCCTTTGACGCCCGCCGAAGAAGAGATTTACCATTTAACGTGACCCCGTAAAAGGGATCGACACAGCCAATAACTAAAATCCATTTCATGGTGAGCGCTCACCATGAATGAACTCTAAGAAAGAAGGCGTATGGAATATGTGTGGAATTGCAGGCTGGATTGATTGGACAAGAGACCTTTCAGATGATGGGCGGACCTTAAAGAATATGACCGATGCCATTGAGCACCGTGGACCGGATGCAGAGGGAAGTTGGCTGAAGGGTCATGCTGCACTCGGGCACCGCAGATTGATTGTCATCGATCCGGATGGCGGCAAACAGCCCATGCTCTATCAAAACGAAAAAAACACCATTGCGTTAACGTATAATGGAGAACTTTATAACTATCTGGAGCTCCGGAAAGAGCTGACGGAGAGGAATCATCCATTTACAACGAACTCCGATACAGAAGTGCTACTGCGGGCTTACCTAGAATGGGGTGAAGACTGCGTCCGTCACTTCAACGGCATCTTCGCTTTCGGAATTTGGGATGAGGAAAAAGAAAAACTCATACTCGGTCGTGATCATTTGGGGGTAAAACCTTTATTTTATAAGATTAAAGAAGATCAGATCTTGTTCGGCTCCGAAATCAAAGCCTTACTTGCCCACCCTGACGTTCAAGCAGAAATCGATACAGAAGGCTTATCTGAAGTATTCGGACTCGGACCGATGAAGACACCAGGAAAAGCCATTTTTAAAGATATATATGAAGTTCGCGGCGGCCATTACATGACTGTCACAAAAAATGATCGCAAGACCGTCCAATATTGGAAACTTGAAAGCAAAGAGCATAAGGATGATGTTGAAACCACTGTACAAACCATTCGAGGTCTGCTTGAAGATACGGTCAAGAGACAGCTGATCGCAGATAAACCACTTGTATCCATGCTCTCTGGCGGCCTCGATTCAAGTGGACTCACAGCGATTGCAGGTAAGGAGTTCAAGGAGGAAAACAAAGTGCTTCCAACCTACTCCATCGACTTCGTGAACAATGAAGAAAGCTTCAAGGAAGATTTCCTGCGACGCGACCTTGATGAACCTTGGGTGAAGCGGGTATCAGATCATGTAGGGACGGACCATACTTCGATTGTATTTGATGCGGAGAAACTTGTAGATAATCTTCTCATCCCTATGCGTGCAAGGGACCTGCCGGGAGTCGGCGAAATTGAGACCTCCCTCTACCTTTTATTTAAGGAAATGAAAAAGGATGCCACCGTCGCATTGTCGGGGGAGTCCGCAGATGAAGTGTTCTCCGGTTATCCGTGGTTCCATCAGGAGAAGTTCCTCGATGCCGATGTATTCCCGTGGCTCCTGAATATCGGTGGAATCGCCGGTGTCCTGAATGAAGACTTGAAAGATTGGCTGAACATCAAGGAATATCAAAAGCAGCGCTATCAGGAAGCACTCGCTGAGCTACCGGTATTAGAAGGGGAAAGCGATGTGGAAGCGAAGCAAAGACGGATGTCATATATGTTCATCACCCGCTTCCTTCCATTTATGCTGGACCGGAAAGACCGGGCAAGCATGATGACGGGCTTTGAAGTCCGGGTACCCTTCTGTGACTACCGCCTTGTTGAATACCTGTGGAATATTCCGTTCGAGATGAAGAATATCGATGACATTGAAAAGGGTATCTTACGCCGTGCGTTTGAAGGGTATCTCCCTGATGATGTGCGGAATAGACGGAAGAGCGCATATCCTAGTACGAAGGATGATGCGTATCTCGCAGGAGTCCAGAAGTGGATGAACAATATATTGGATGATTCAACGTCCCCGATTCTCCAGTTAATCGATGTAGAGGCCGTCAGAAAGATTGCAGATGGAGAAAGCAGTCTTCCTGACTCCAGTGCAAAAGGTTTATTGGATTATTTAATCCAGGTGAATGGATGGTTGAAAGAGTACAGCATTAAAGTGGCGATATAATCTGTAGGAGCCATGGGACAGGTCCCCTGGCTCCTTTTCCTGTTCATGGAAGCGGAAGATGCGTCGAATTGTATAAGTATTTATCAATTTCCGGGGAAATAGTTGTAGAAGTATGTAAGATTATTGCCTATCGAATCTCCATCCAGGCTACTTGTAGCAGGATTGATTCATTTCCTGAAATTCATCCTCATTTATTTTATCTTGCCTATCCTCCCACCAAATGGAATAATATACCTATAACTGAGTGTATTTCCAAGGAGGAATGACCTATCCGCACTGCAACGGAAGTCGAACATTATTTCCACACTACTGAAATCAGCACGTTCACTGTTAATGAAAACGAAGACACCCTCGTGTTCAGCACGAACCTTAACGGGACCTTTAATCTATGGGCAATGGATCTACCCCACCTCTTCCCTTATCGGTTAACAACCATCAACCAGAATAGCAGCCTCATCCATATTCATCAAAATCAAATCATCGCAACCTTCGAGAAGGATGGCGATGAGAATCAGCAATTGCATCACATGCCTATATCAGGAGGTACCCCTATCCCCTTCCATGAAGAGGAATCCGGTTCCACTTGCTATCACGCCTGCTTTACAGATCAGGAAATGTACTACTCTACCAATCATGAAAACCCATTGTTGAATATTTATAAAACCGATTTACAAACGGGCCATACCACCCTTATCCAAAATGGTGAACATGTTCCGATCGTTGTGGCAGCCGCCTCTTCCGACGGGTCTTATGTCTTTACAGAAACGTATTCCAACACCCATGCCACTGCCTTTTACCAGTCTGGTGGTAGTAAAGTGCCCCTGGTACCGGATGTTCACACCGCTCATACAATCAAGGACATTTGCTTGACCAAGGAGTTTATCTATTTCACAACGAACTATGGAAAAGAATTTTCATATCTTGCTTCTTTTAACCTTTCAACCTATGAATTCCAGCCTCTTTTTACATTGGATAAAGAAGAAATCACTTCGATCCGGTTCCATCAACAATCAAATAAGATCGTCATCATAGCGGAAAAAGGCGTAAGGGATCATCTATATATCTATGATTTGTCTTCGGATGAGGGAGAGAGAATCGATACCCCCTGCGATGTTATCAAAAAAATAGTAGTCACCAAGAATGGAAACCTCTATGTGCTTGGAATTTCTGCTGACAAAACGGATACCATTTTCAAGAGGGAAACGAACGGCTGCTGGACACAGGTGACGAATACCAAAGTACTTGGCGTGCCTGAAGGAAACATGATTAAGCCGGACATCGTCCACTACGAAAGCCATGATGGTCTGGAAATTGAAGCCCTGCTGTACAAACCGGAAAATCCCAATGGAATCACCATCCTCTGGCCACATGGGGGACCTCAGAAAGCAGAGCGTATGATCTACAGACCTGTGCTCCAGTACCTCGTCCAAAGCGGCTACACCCTCTTTGCCCCCAACTTCCGGGGCAGTAAGTGCTACGGGGCAACATTCGAGAAGATGGTTGAACAGAACTGGGGGGAAGGACCTCGACACGACTGCGTCGCTGGAATGGAATGGCTCATACAAGAGGAGTTTGCTGAAAAGGGTAAAATCGTGGCGATGGGTGGAAGCTACGGCGGTTATATGAGTCTGCTTCTCGCCGGACGACATCCTGAGTATTTCTGCGGGATAGTCGACATATTTGGCATATCGAATCTTTTAACTTTCCTAAATAATGTTCCGGCAAGTTGGAGAACCCTTATGGATCAAATGGTGGGAAATCCTGAAACAGACTATGAGAAGCTTGTAAGAGACTCACCTATTACCTATATCGACCATATGAATTCTCCGATGTTCATCATCCACGGGGAGAACGATCCGAGGGTGAAGACGGAGGAGTCGGAGCGAATCATAGAGCATTTAAATCAAAGAGGGATCGATGTTAACTACTTAACATTTAACGATGAAGGACACGGGTTCTCGAAGAAACAAAATGAAATGAAGGCATGTAGGGAAATTCGCGGCTTTTTGGATAGGATTACAATCGATTCTTCGTCTACTATGTCTAACAGATAATATATAATAGATCATTGCGTTGAGATAGCCCCCCATTTAGGAGGAAGTATTTCCTCCTCTACTCTTTTATATTAAACTCATATACTACACTTCCGATTTAAAAAGACAGAAAAGAGAACCTTCGCATCTTTCAAAACATATAATGAAGGGATAAACTTTTTTGAAAGGAACGTGATAGATGTGAGAAAGAAAGCATCAAACGCTTCAACACAAATCTTCCCGCCTGGCTGTCCAGGACTTTTTCCACGGGGAATATGTACAAACCCCACCATTACCTTAGATAACCTGGGGACCATCAGCTGTGACGCCACGATCAGTGGTAAAGTGCGATGTGATCTTCGTCCTTTACAAGGCGTGACGGTCAATCTTACCTCGCCTTCAGATTTACTAACATTCCAAAATCCTAATCCTGTAACCAATAGCAGGGGAGAGTTTTCAACAACGGTCATTGTCGACCGTAATACCCCTGTCACGCCTAATGTCAGTATTACGGCAAGAGCCGTCGTTGTCGAAGAAACCATCACCGACACTATCACTGCAAGAGTGGAATGCCTCAATTGCTCCAATTTAATTGTCACCTCCCCTGAAACGGTACAAGCTTTCGCATCCCAATTACAGGCTGTTACCTGCCCGGGAATCCCAATTGACGGCAGGGTGACCTGTCAAGGATTGCCGGTACCGAATGTCGAAATCGGATTCGAAGTGGATTCTCCTTCCGGTAAAGTCATCGTAACCCCAAACCCCACGCTAACGAATAATGATGGAGTATATGAAGCTACCATCCTGCCATTTCCAGGAGCACTTGAAATCGTAACCATCGTGACAACAGCTACAATCGGGGGAAATACATTCCGTTCAGAACCCGTAGAATACGAAATCAATTGTCCGGGTTGTGAAAATCTCTCAATCACATTGGACAGCCCCCCTCAAATCAGTTGCAATGGATTTCTGTCAGGCAGACTGACATGTGACGGGGAGCCTGTGGCTAATGTACCCGTTGCGCTTACAGGATCATCCGTATTGAATATTATTAACCCTAATCCTGTAACCAACGAGAACGGTGAATTCACTTCTCTGGTAACAATCAATTTTGACACAGAAGGACAGGAAGCAGACTATACGGCGTCGGCTACCTTTACGGGTATCGAAGTGACGGCTTCCGGTAATGTGTTTGTCGACTGTGTTCGATGCAATAATCCATTATTAACATTAAATCAGCCATTGTCTCCAATCGGGTGCGACGGAGGGACCATCACCGGCCAATTCACCTGTAATGGTGAACCGATCATCAATACTCCTGTCTTCTTCACGGTCATGTCTTCTGGTACCGTCACGGTGAATCCTAACCCTGCCATCACCAATGCGGATGGGATCTTTAACGCTACGATCCAGCCAGGACTGAACGTGACAGAGACCATCACCATCCAGGCCTCCTCCATGTTCGGCGGAGAAGAAGTGACTTCTGAATCACGTAATGCCTCTGTGAACTGCGTTTGTGAGAACCCCGTCATCGAATTAGATAACCCTGGGCCGATCAGTTGCCGTGCAGTCATTACCGGCCGTGTCCTTTGCCAGGGACTTCCCGTACCGGGCGTAACCGTGAACTTGAGTAGTCCATTATTGAATTTCGAAACACCGAATCCCGTCACGGGGCCAGATGGATCCTACTCTAGTGTCGTTACGGTTCAGCCGATCACTCCGGTGCAAGAAGGGGTTCCATATACGGCAGAAGCTGTCGTCTTAGGAATATCTGCCAGCAATACGAACTTTGTCCGTGCAGAATGCCTTGTTTGCGATGGGCAGTCCCTTACCCTAATACCTCCAGCAGGTTCAGTGGGTTGTGATGGAGCCCCATTATCAGGTAGAGTTCTGTGCGGAAATACACCCGCCCAAAAGGTAGCGGTATTCTTCTCAGTCGATCCAAGTATTGCGTTTGTATCCCCAAACCCTGCCATCACGGATGCAAATGGAAATTATTCTGCCGTTATCACTCCCAATCAGGGAGCAATCGGACCAGTGGAGCTCACTGCTACAACAGCCGTAGCTGGAAACGGCATCACGGCAGGACCTTTCCAAGTTAACCTAAACTGTCCGGTCCCGCCACCTGAATGTCCATGCCGTTTCAGGTTAAATACTCAAGGCGGAGCACAGCCTGGTGCACGTATACGTGTTGTACGATTTGGTCACGTAGAGGATTATACGGGTCGGTTAAATATTACGGTCGTGCAATGTGGATCAGGTATTCAAGGCATTTGTAACCCTGCCGTCGACAATTTCAACTTTGTATTTAACGCCTCGAACGGTGACAACTTCCAATTCACCCAGGGCCGGAGAACCAGCATCTCCTGCGAGAATAATCTAACAACAGCCATCGTAGAGGGAACCATCAACGGCCGGATCAATAACGGTCCATCCCGTTCCTTTGACGCAAAAATCACCGCTGTACTCAATAAAATTAATAACACGATTACCTGGACTCTCTTTGCAACGGATAATACGACCACAACATTTGAAACATTAGTACCGTTCACAGCACCAACCGATCCAACATCGTTTATTATCGGATGCCCTTAAACCCATATCTGGCAGCATTTACTGTTGCTAGTTTTTTTGTCCATTATTTCCTTATCCGATGCGGAGAAATATTTCTTGCTATGAAACCCGTTTCATAAATTAACATGAGAATTAGAAGGAAAGGAGATGCTTCCTTTTTGATTGGCGTAACGCTTCATAAGCGGCGTGACAATCTCTTCCTGAAGTGTTCATATTACATGGACACTTTTTTTATGTCCACCTTTGCGTAATCCCTGCCGATATGGAATAATGATTACGATTTGGATGATGGATTCATCCGGGGGCTGGAGGATGAAATGTGATAGTCATTAAAAAATATAGGACACTACTATTATTCGCCTTCCTGGCAATCTGTGTTTTCGCTTCATTATATTTCGTCAACCACAATCAGAGTCTGTACGACCGTCCGATTGCAGAAGTGACGAGTTCAAAGATAATGGAAAAGACGGATATGGAAGACATGACCGGGAATAAAGACCGGGTATACATACAACAGTTGAAAGCCATAGTGAAAAACGGCAAACATAAAGGGGAGACCATCCTCTTATCTAATAAATACTCCATGTCCGGCGCCAACGATCAGCGCTATGAACCGGGGAATGAATTATTCGTCTCCATTGATGACGGGGATAAAAAGGATAATACATTGAATGGGCATATAGAAGATGTGAAGCGGGATCAATATCTGATGATCATGACCTGGGCATTCATCCTTTTCCTGTTGATTGTAGGAAAAAGACAGGGTCTGTTCTCCCTGATCACCCTCGGGGTCAATGCACTGATTCTCTCTTACGCATTGGATGTTTATCTAAACTCGGAGAAAGTGGGCCTGTTGCTGGCTTGCAGCGTTGGGGTGATTGCCTTCACCCTCGTCTCCCTCTTATTCGTGAATGGATTCAATGAGAAAACGTATGCGGCGGTGGTGGCCACTCTGATCGGAACGTTCATGACGCTCCTTATCAGCTATGTTGTCATCCGCTTCACAGCCGGGGACGGACTCCGGTATGAGGAAATGCAGTATCTCACCCGCCCTTACCAAATGGTATTCATGGCGGGGATCCTCGTGGGCTGCCTGGGAGCAGTGATGGATGTAGCCATCACTTTATCGTCCTCGATCTTTGGACTATTCGAGAAAAATCCTGACATCTCTATGAAAGCACTGAGAACGTCAGGTTTTGACATCGGAAAGGATATCATGGGAACAATGACCAACATCCTGTTCTTCGTCTACATCAGCGGTGGAATTCCCATGCTCATCCTTTATTTTAAAAATGCCTCACCACTCGCGTTTACCCTTTCCATGAATCTTTCCCTAGAAATGACGAGGGCCCTCACAGGAGGTATCGGGATTGTACTCGCCATCCCGATCGGCATTTATACAGCCTTTTTCTTTGTGAACAGAAAGCGGGTGAAAGTATGACGGTTCAAGTATGGCTCGCCATCATTCTATTCGCTCTGATGGTTGCAGTGGGCGGTAAAAAAGGAGCAAGGTCCTTTGTGGCCTTATTCTTAAATACAGGGGTACTCCTTCTCACCATTATCATGATGAATGATCAAGATATGAATCCGATCATCCTGACGTTGATTGCATGCATCCTGATCAGCTGCATTTCCCTGTTTTATATCAGTGAAATTAACATCAAGACCGTCACCGCTTTCATCTCTACGATTGTGACGACCTGCGCGTTGATTTTCTTCATATTGGAGTTGACCGATGCCGCCATGATTCAGGGTTTCAGTGAGGATGAAACCGAGGAAATCGGTGCCTTTTCTCTGTATGTAGGAGTGGACTTTGTGAAAATCGGGGCTTCGATGATCATTATGAGTACCATCGGCGCGATTATTGATGTGACCATTGCCGTTTCATCTCCTATGCAGGAAATGGCTTACCACAATCCAACGATCAGCAGAAAGGACTTATTTAGATCCGGGATCAGCATTGGAAGGGATATTCTCGGGACAAGCGCCAATACATTGTTCTTCGCTTTCTTCGGTGGATATATGGGACTCCTGATCTGGTTCAAGGATCTTTCCTACTCCATCGGAGACATCGTGAACTCCAAAGTGTTCACCTCTGAAATGATCTTCATCGGCTCAGCAGGACTCGGAGTGGCCCTTGCAATCCCCGTAACCTCTGCCATCACAGCGTATTATCTGGTGAAGGCTGGACGAAGGGACAGGTCCCCTGTCCTGGACGAACCACCGGTCGATAAATGAGGTCCGTCCCTCACATATGAGGGACGGACCTTTCGTTTGGCGTCAAAATGGAGATCACTGGAATACATTCATCTATTTACTTATGATGGATTATAGAAACGATTGAAACCTTTACTGTCCCCCATCCGTATAGGGAATTAAGGAGAAACAAGAATGGAGGAATACCATGGGTAAAATGAAGATCCGCATTAATTGTCAAATCAACTTATCAGATGAATACGAGAACGAACCTGAAAAACTGCAGGAAGAGATCGATTTTATCCTGAACAAGTTCGGCGAAGTGGAAGAGTTCACCAAGGAACAGGATGAAAGCACGCTAACCCTTAAAAGCCAATTGAAGGCACACGAACTGCAAGTGAACCTTTTTGAAAAATGGGGAGAATGGGAGTACGCACGGAATCTCTCCCGAGACATGAGGATGAATTTCATCGGATTTGGAGAAGTCGAGGAATGTAACAGCGGCGTGTTTGATTATGAAGCAACGAAGAAGACGTTCAAGAATCCTCTGAAATCCTTGTTGTTTTTTGATAAATAAGAAGATGAAAACCCCGATTTTATAAAAGATTCGGGGTTTTTCCTATTACTTCATTTCATTTTCATATCGTTTGATTTTCATTTGAATTTT
The DNA window shown above is from Rossellomorea vietnamensis and carries:
- the asnB gene encoding asparagine synthase (glutamine-hydrolyzing), with translation MCGIAGWIDWTRDLSDDGRTLKNMTDAIEHRGPDAEGSWLKGHAALGHRRLIVIDPDGGKQPMLYQNEKNTIALTYNGELYNYLELRKELTERNHPFTTNSDTEVLLRAYLEWGEDCVRHFNGIFAFGIWDEEKEKLILGRDHLGVKPLFYKIKEDQILFGSEIKALLAHPDVQAEIDTEGLSEVFGLGPMKTPGKAIFKDIYEVRGGHYMTVTKNDRKTVQYWKLESKEHKDDVETTVQTIRGLLEDTVKRQLIADKPLVSMLSGGLDSSGLTAIAGKEFKEENKVLPTYSIDFVNNEESFKEDFLRRDLDEPWVKRVSDHVGTDHTSIVFDAEKLVDNLLIPMRARDLPGVGEIETSLYLLFKEMKKDATVALSGESADEVFSGYPWFHQEKFLDADVFPWLLNIGGIAGVLNEDLKDWLNIKEYQKQRYQEALAELPVLEGESDVEAKQRRMSYMFITRFLPFMLDRKDRASMMTGFEVRVPFCDYRLVEYLWNIPFEMKNIDDIEKGILRRAFEGYLPDDVRNRRKSAYPSTKDDAYLAGVQKWMNNILDDSTSPILQLIDVEAVRKIADGESSLPDSSAKGLLDYLIQVNGWLKEYSIKVAI
- a CDS encoding alpha/beta fold hydrolase, whose amino-acid sequence is MFSTNLNGTFNLWAMDLPHLFPYRLTTINQNSSLIHIHQNQIIATFEKDGDENQQLHHMPISGGTPIPFHEEESGSTCYHACFTDQEMYYSTNHENPLLNIYKTDLQTGHTTLIQNGEHVPIVVAAASSDGSYVFTETYSNTHATAFYQSGGSKVPLVPDVHTAHTIKDICLTKEFIYFTTNYGKEFSYLASFNLSTYEFQPLFTLDKEEITSIRFHQQSNKIVIIAEKGVRDHLYIYDLSSDEGERIDTPCDVIKKIVVTKNGNLYVLGISADKTDTIFKRETNGCWTQVTNTKVLGVPEGNMIKPDIVHYESHDGLEIEALLYKPENPNGITILWPHGGPQKAERMIYRPVLQYLVQSGYTLFAPNFRGSKCYGATFEKMVEQNWGEGPRHDCVAGMEWLIQEEFAEKGKIVAMGGSYGGYMSLLLAGRHPEYFCGIVDIFGISNLLTFLNNVPASWRTLMDQMVGNPETDYEKLVRDSPITYIDHMNSPMFIIHGENDPRVKTEESERIIEHLNQRGIDVNYLTFNDEGHGFSKKQNEMKACREIRGFLDRITIDSSSTMSNR
- a CDS encoding transthyretin-like family protein, which encodes MRKKASNASTQIFPPGCPGLFPRGICTNPTITLDNLGTISCDATISGKVRCDLRPLQGVTVNLTSPSDLLTFQNPNPVTNSRGEFSTTVIVDRNTPVTPNVSITARAVVVEETITDTITARVECLNCSNLIVTSPETVQAFASQLQAVTCPGIPIDGRVTCQGLPVPNVEIGFEVDSPSGKVIVTPNPTLTNNDGVYEATILPFPGALEIVTIVTTATIGGNTFRSEPVEYEINCPGCENLSITLDSPPQISCNGFLSGRLTCDGEPVANVPVALTGSSVLNIINPNPVTNENGEFTSLVTINFDTEGQEADYTASATFTGIEVTASGNVFVDCVRCNNPLLTLNQPLSPIGCDGGTITGQFTCNGEPIINTPVFFTVMSSGTVTVNPNPAITNADGIFNATIQPGLNVTETITIQASSMFGGEEVTSESRNASVNCVCENPVIELDNPGPISCRAVITGRVLCQGLPVPGVTVNLSSPLLNFETPNPVTGPDGSYSSVVTVQPITPVQEGVPYTAEAVVLGISASNTNFVRAECLVCDGQSLTLIPPAGSVGCDGAPLSGRVLCGNTPAQKVAVFFSVDPSIAFVSPNPAITDANGNYSAVITPNQGAIGPVELTATTAVAGNGITAGPFQVNLNCPVPPPECPCRFRLNTQGGAQPGARIRVVRFGHVEDYTGRLNITVVQCGSGIQGICNPAVDNFNFVFNASNGDNFQFTQGRRTSISCENNLTTAIVEGTINGRINNGPSRSFDAKITAVLNKINNTITWTLFATDNTTTTFETLVPFTAPTDPTSFIIGCP
- a CDS encoding YibE/F family protein, whose product is MIVIKKYRTLLLFAFLAICVFASLYFVNHNQSLYDRPIAEVTSSKIMEKTDMEDMTGNKDRVYIQQLKAIVKNGKHKGETILLSNKYSMSGANDQRYEPGNELFVSIDDGDKKDNTLNGHIEDVKRDQYLMIMTWAFILFLLIVGKRQGLFSLITLGVNALILSYALDVYLNSEKVGLLLACSVGVIAFTLVSLLFVNGFNEKTYAAVVATLIGTFMTLLISYVVIRFTAGDGLRYEEMQYLTRPYQMVFMAGILVGCLGAVMDVAITLSSSIFGLFEKNPDISMKALRTSGFDIGKDIMGTMTNILFFVYISGGIPMLILYFKNASPLAFTLSMNLSLEMTRALTGGIGIVLAIPIGIYTAFFFVNRKRVKV
- a CDS encoding YibE/F family protein gives rise to the protein MTVQVWLAIILFALMVAVGGKKGARSFVALFLNTGVLLLTIIMMNDQDMNPIILTLIACILISCISLFYISEINIKTVTAFISTIVTTCALIFFILELTDAAMIQGFSEDETEEIGAFSLYVGVDFVKIGASMIIMSTIGAIIDVTIAVSSPMQEMAYHNPTISRKDLFRSGISIGRDILGTSANTLFFAFFGGYMGLLIWFKDLSYSIGDIVNSKVFTSEMIFIGSAGLGVALAIPVTSAITAYYLVKAGRRDRSPVLDEPPVDK